A section of the Chryseobacterium scophthalmum genome encodes:
- a CDS encoding GumC family protein, whose translation MDKKYLKEETEVREIIAPYIKNWKYFVGITFLMLVLAIYYIKSTAPVYKIQTSVLIKDAKKMSSASGDFGVLQSLGAFTGMGTNSIENELEIFKSRTIIEDVVRQYNFQTPVYAKQTWHDVELYGKTNPYIINIIGEKPDEEGPKNPIKITTKDNEITLSSKEWEKDIKGSFNRTISLPFVNIIISKNNNYQAPKKMKMDDVYFSYNNLENTIIDFQEVLNVDLVDMDATVIGLGVDFQNKDKAKDFLNSIVRQYNEYAIKDKNVESKKTKDFIDSRIRIISKELGDVETQKEDYKSSNNIVDLPTEAKINLQLKEQSKAQILEIGTQLELNKILQNILLKKGKGDVLPINIGLESEAAAKSIQDYNMLVLQRNKYLENATPDNPLVKEANKQIEDMKSSLTESLQKNVTSLELAKRKVETQLGGSEHMIGKIPTQEKLFRNIERQQQIKESLYLLLLQKREEAAISMEITAEKARVIDKAFVGKKPVSPKKMIIVAIFLALGLAMPFVFIYIKELLQSKIVRRNDLNKLTDVPVIAEIPKLRNQDNALVSFNDVSPMAEAFRIFVTNLRFLLPATDSSNVILVTSSVKGEGKTFVSTNLSIVLASSRDKVLVIGADIRNPQLQRYNPSMKSAKGLTEFLSGEEINVNNIIHPSGYNENCDFIYSGSIPPNPTDLLQNGKLSELLSIIKSQNKYRYIVLDSAPLLLVTDSFLIVDKSDAVVYVTRSEVTEKSYIEFLNNSIETNKLKNVGIVLNGVKESNFGYGNKFGYGYHAEEKKWWQFFR comes from the coding sequence ATGGATAAAAAGTATTTAAAAGAAGAAACTGAAGTAAGAGAAATTATTGCTCCGTATATAAAAAATTGGAAATATTTTGTAGGGATAACCTTCCTAATGCTGGTTTTAGCAATTTATTATATAAAATCTACTGCTCCAGTTTATAAAATTCAAACATCAGTATTAATAAAAGATGCAAAAAAAATGTCTTCAGCATCTGGTGATTTCGGTGTTCTTCAAAGCTTAGGCGCATTTACAGGAATGGGAACCAATAGTATTGAAAATGAATTAGAAATATTTAAATCTAGAACTATCATTGAAGATGTTGTAAGACAATATAATTTTCAAACTCCTGTTTATGCTAAACAAACATGGCATGATGTTGAGCTATATGGTAAAACTAATCCGTATATTATTAATATAATTGGAGAAAAACCAGATGAAGAAGGCCCGAAAAATCCTATAAAAATCACTACTAAAGACAATGAAATTACACTTTCAAGTAAAGAATGGGAAAAAGATATCAAAGGTTCTTTTAATAGAACAATAAGCCTTCCTTTTGTAAATATAATTATTAGTAAAAATAATAATTATCAGGCTCCTAAAAAGATGAAAATGGATGATGTTTATTTTTCTTATAATAACTTAGAAAATACTATTATTGATTTTCAAGAAGTTTTGAACGTAGATTTAGTTGATATGGATGCTACAGTTATTGGTTTAGGTGTAGACTTTCAAAATAAGGACAAAGCAAAAGACTTTCTTAATAGTATTGTAAGACAGTATAATGAATATGCGATCAAAGACAAAAATGTTGAATCAAAAAAGACTAAAGATTTTATTGATAGTAGAATAAGAATAATATCAAAAGAATTAGGGGACGTAGAAACTCAGAAAGAAGATTATAAATCAAGCAATAATATAGTTGATTTACCTACTGAGGCAAAAATTAATCTTCAGTTAAAAGAGCAAAGTAAAGCTCAAATATTGGAAATAGGTACTCAATTAGAACTTAATAAAATTCTTCAAAATATCCTACTTAAAAAAGGTAAAGGAGATGTTTTACCTATTAATATAGGATTAGAAAGTGAAGCGGCTGCAAAATCTATTCAAGATTATAATATGCTTGTTTTACAAAGAAATAAATATTTGGAAAATGCAACCCCTGATAATCCACTTGTAAAAGAAGCAAATAAACAAATTGAGGATATGAAATCTTCTTTGACAGAATCTTTACAAAAAAATGTAACTTCTTTGGAACTGGCAAAAAGAAAAGTTGAAACTCAATTAGGTGGTTCTGAACATATGATTGGCAAAATTCCGACTCAGGAAAAATTATTCAGAAATATAGAAAGACAACAACAAATAAAAGAAAGTCTTTATCTGTTACTTTTACAGAAAAGAGAGGAAGCTGCCATAAGCATGGAAATTACTGCGGAAAAAGCAAGAGTAATTGATAAGGCATTTGTCGGTAAGAAACCTGTTTCTCCAAAAAAGATGATTATTGTGGCAATTTTTCTTGCGCTAGGTTTAGCTATGCCATTTGTATTCATTTATATTAAAGAACTTTTACAAAGTAAAATAGTTAGAAGAAATGACCTTAATAAACTTACAGATGTTCCAGTAATTGCAGAAATTCCTAAACTTAGAAATCAGGATAATGCACTCGTAAGTTTTAATGATGTTTCGCCAATGGCGGAAGCATTTAGGATATTTGTAACAAATCTGAGATTTTTATTACCGGCTACAGATTCTTCAAATGTAATTTTGGTAACTTCATCAGTAAAGGGAGAAGGAAAAACATTTGTATCAACCAACCTATCCATTGTTTTAGCTTCGTCACGCGATAAAGTTCTAGTAATCGGGGCTGATATCAGAAATCCGCAATTACAGCGCTACAATCCTTCAATGAAATCTGCTAAGGGACTAACGGAATTTTTAAGTGGAGAGGAAATTAATGTAAACAACATTATTCATCCAAGTGGTTATAATGAAAACTGTGATTTTATCTATTCCGGTTCAATACCCCCCAATCCTACAGATCTTTTACAGAATGGAAAATTAAGTGAATTATTATCAATTATCAAATCACAAAATAAATACAGATATATTGTTTTAGATTCTGCACCTCTTTTATTAGTAACAGATTCTTTCCTTATTGTAGATAAAAGTGATGCTGTTGTATATGTTACTAGATCTGAAGTTACTGAAAAAAGCTATATAGAGTTTTTAAATAATTCTATTGAGACTAATAAGCTTAAAAATGTAGGAATTGTTTTAAATGGAGTAAAAGAATCCAATTTTGGATATGGTAATAAATTTGGATATGGTTACCATGCTGAGGAGAAGAAATGGTGGCAATTCTTTAGATAA
- a CDS encoding flippase, with protein sequence MQINSKISKKPNIKINFILNVLRVLSAVILGVVTMPYLNRVLGVEYIGKVEYVYTIINYFVLFSALGIPMYGIREVSKNRHNNKELYKIVLELLIILFITTIISYFIIFAVILQLNFFNNYKDLIIAMTAMVFLNNIGLEWYFQGIEKQGFITVRSLIIRTLTIILIFYLINAPTDYKLYGFLIAVFSFSANFLNFIFVGNKILKEKIPFKSINLKRHLKPILTIFVATISVSIYVQLDNFLIGLFYGDKYVGYYSLANKLIRNSIVLITIIGAVTLPRLSYLYANNIEEYNKYLLKTLNVLFILSLPFSSYFFLFSKGIIDVMGGAQFEEAILTIKILSPLCIIVSFAYFLGFLILYPQGKESLYTKATIYSAIFSVIINLFIIKLFKHNGAAVTAVFVEILAIAVMFYYIKKRKLVKNIMSKNLKKIFLINSGLLLLFLVIFNFFPFNQSDIFLFFITSSSFFIVYFLILLLGKEEITIELFIQCVTKNKS encoded by the coding sequence ATGCAGATAAATAGTAAAATAAGCAAAAAACCAAATATAAAAATTAATTTTATATTAAATGTCTTAAGGGTTTTGTCTGCAGTAATATTAGGTGTAGTTACGATGCCTTATCTCAACCGTGTTTTAGGGGTAGAGTATATAGGCAAAGTAGAGTATGTTTACACTATAATAAATTATTTTGTATTATTTTCTGCTTTAGGAATTCCAATGTATGGAATCCGTGAAGTATCTAAAAACAGACATAATAATAAAGAACTGTATAAAATTGTTTTAGAATTATTAATCATATTATTTATTACAACAATCATATCATATTTTATAATTTTTGCTGTCATTTTACAATTAAACTTTTTTAATAATTATAAAGATCTTATTATTGCGATGACTGCCATGGTGTTTTTGAATAATATTGGTTTAGAATGGTATTTTCAAGGGATAGAGAAACAAGGTTTTATAACTGTTAGATCATTAATAATTAGAACTTTAACTATAATTTTAATATTTTATTTAATCAATGCTCCTACAGATTATAAATTGTATGGCTTTTTAATTGCAGTATTTAGTTTTTCTGCTAATTTTTTGAACTTTATTTTTGTAGGTAATAAAATTTTAAAAGAAAAAATTCCTTTTAAATCGATTAATTTAAAGAGACATTTAAAACCAATACTTACAATATTTGTGGCTACAATATCAGTAAGTATTTATGTACAACTGGATAATTTTTTAATAGGATTATTTTACGGTGATAAATACGTAGGTTATTATTCATTGGCAAATAAGTTAATTAGAAATTCTATTGTCTTAATTACAATAATAGGAGCAGTTACATTGCCAAGGTTATCATATTTATATGCTAATAATATAGAAGAGTACAACAAATACTTATTAAAAACTCTAAATGTCTTGTTTATTTTATCACTCCCGTTTTCAAGTTATTTTTTTCTTTTTTCAAAAGGAATAATTGATGTTATGGGTGGAGCTCAATTTGAAGAGGCAATTCTTACAATTAAAATTTTGTCACCATTATGTATTATTGTAAGTTTTGCATACTTTCTGGGATTTTTAATTTTATATCCACAGGGAAAGGAATCTTTATATACTAAGGCTACAATATACTCTGCTATTTTTAGTGTTATAATTAATTTATTTATTATTAAATTATTTAAACACAATGGTGCGGCAGTCACTGCTGTATTTGTTGAGATTTTAGCTATTGCAGTGATGTTTTATTATATCAAAAAAAGAAAGTTAGTAAAAAATATTATGAGTAAGAATTTGAAAAAAATTTTTTTAATTAACAGTGGCTTGTTACTTTTATTTTTAGTTATTTTTAATTTTTTTCCATTTAACCAATCAGATATTTTTCTATTTTTTATCACATCTAGTTCATTCTTTATTGTGTATTTTTTAATTCTTTTACTAGGGAAGGAAGAAATAACTATAGAATTATTTATCCAATGTGTAACTAAAAATAAAAGTTAG
- a CDS encoding EpsG family protein, producing the protein MLIYSIIFILLLFGVFHFDYKKNTFLRNVYYIFVFIVCTLMMGLRYKVGGDSLTYEYIYKYLPNINNFFEYTFSDHNQNNFQPGYLLFVALCKTVDKGYYFYQFIHAIIFNGVFFLFLKKYSKQPFTAIFIAYIFIVYFYFGYEIQREMFSICCFLLSYKYFIKNKWVPYYLFCIIAFSFHISAVFLFFLPFAKLLRLTKNLIIFSLIASIPILVGRLIFIDFIKILLVTESMQKKGEGYSEIEFSILGTIFFYFVRVIVFIPFLFYYAANKVEEKRYDWMLILILWISILSQVMIGFDRLNNYLYLPLIVFISNFLYDKSFIFKSYLLKKTVILSCFLFMFSIIWIKFFTANIENKYFFYKVYFPYESVLDKKITKEREMYLRKMWRKS; encoded by the coding sequence ATGTTAATATATTCTATTATTTTTATATTATTACTTTTTGGAGTATTTCATTTTGATTATAAAAAAAATACATTCCTTAGAAACGTTTATTATATTTTTGTTTTTATAGTATGTACATTAATGATGGGATTAAGATACAAAGTGGGGGGAGATTCTCTAACTTATGAGTACATTTATAAATATTTGCCTAATATTAATAATTTTTTTGAATATACTTTTAGCGATCATAATCAAAACAACTTTCAGCCAGGTTATTTGTTGTTTGTTGCTTTATGTAAAACAGTAGATAAAGGATATTATTTTTATCAATTTATACACGCAATAATATTTAATGGAGTATTTTTTTTATTTCTTAAGAAATATTCAAAACAACCCTTTACAGCTATATTTATAGCGTACATTTTCATAGTGTATTTTTATTTTGGCTATGAGATACAAAGAGAAATGTTTTCTATTTGTTGTTTCTTACTCTCATATAAATATTTTATAAAAAATAAATGGGTACCTTATTATTTATTTTGTATAATTGCTTTTAGCTTTCATATTTCAGCAGTCTTTCTTTTTTTTCTGCCTTTTGCCAAACTCTTAAGGTTAACCAAAAATCTAATTATTTTTTCGCTTATAGCCTCAATTCCTATTTTAGTAGGGAGATTAATCTTTATAGATTTTATTAAAATTTTATTAGTAACCGAATCAATGCAAAAAAAGGGCGAAGGATATTCTGAAATAGAATTTAGTATATTGGGGACTATCTTTTTTTATTTTGTTAGAGTAATAGTGTTTATCCCTTTTTTATTTTATTATGCTGCAAATAAAGTAGAAGAAAAGCGCTATGATTGGATGTTAATTTTAATTTTATGGATTTCAATCTTATCACAGGTAATGATAGGTTTTGATAGACTAAATAATTATCTTTACTTACCTTTAATCGTATTTATATCTAATTTTTTATATGATAAATCATTTATATTTAAATCATATTTGTTAAAGAAAACAGTAATATTAAGCTGTTTTTTATTTATGTTTAGTATTATTTGGATTAAGTTTTTTACGGCTAATATTGAAAACAAATATTTTTTTTATAAAGTGTATTTTCCTTATGAAAGTGTATTAGATAAAAAAATTACGAAAGAACGAGAAATGTATTTGCGTAAAATGTGGCGTAAATCATAA
- a CDS encoding glycosyltransferase has protein sequence MINSILNDIQFVIVLYNETLENSVSFRDISKSINIMDLENKVSIFIYDNSKEPQKINLNNIWEYEYFHDSNNSGLSIAYNTAAEFAKKNEKKWLFLLDQDTEFPDNTVQVYLKAIAENTKIFLFAPILKVKTGEIISPYKYSLKRRKRTQAIQTGLHDLSKTGPVNSGLCIGLNNFLAVGGYNNNVKVDGADFQFIERYKRKYSEYYVLDLIAYQDLSLFETDFQKLMSRYRIFLNDLSGFERFQKIDYLMFFLYGINRTVVLTLQTKKSDFLKLFFAKFILRKKI, from the coding sequence ATGATCAATTCAATTTTAAATGATATTCAGTTTGTAATAGTTCTTTATAATGAAACTCTTGAAAATAGTGTTAGTTTTAGAGATATTTCTAAATCAATTAATATAATGGATTTAGAAAATAAGGTTTCAATTTTTATATATGATAATAGTAAAGAGCCTCAAAAAATAAATCTTAATAATATTTGGGAGTATGAATATTTTCATGATTCAAATAATTCAGGATTAAGCATTGCATATAATACAGCAGCTGAATTTGCAAAAAAGAATGAAAAAAAATGGTTATTTCTTTTGGATCAGGATACTGAATTTCCAGATAATACAGTTCAAGTTTACTTAAAAGCGATTGCTGAAAACACTAAAATTTTTTTGTTTGCCCCTATATTGAAAGTAAAAACAGGAGAAATTATATCTCCTTATAAATATAGTTTAAAAAGAAGAAAAAGAACTCAAGCTATTCAGACTGGATTACATGATCTCAGTAAGACAGGTCCGGTTAATAGTGGACTTTGTATTGGACTTAATAATTTTTTAGCTGTGGGAGGGTATAATAACAATGTAAAAGTTGATGGTGCAGATTTTCAATTTATTGAACGTTACAAAAGAAAATATTCCGAATATTATGTGTTAGATTTAATTGCTTATCAAGATTTATCATTATTTGAAACTGATTTTCAAAAATTAATGTCTAGATATAGGATTTTCTTAAATGATTTATCAGGTTTTGAAAGATTTCAAAAGATAGATTATTTGATGTTTTTTTTATATGGGATTAATAGAACTGTAGTATTAACATTGCAAACAAAGAAAAGTGATTTTTTAAAATTATTTTTCGCTAAATTTATTTTAAGAAAAAAGATTTGA
- a CDS encoding glycosyltransferase, which produces MASYNGNKFIKEQISSIINQLCPGDELIIVDDCSKDCTVQIINEFKCDYIKVYQNHENVGYVKTFEKALSFSKNNYICLTDQDDIWIKGRLNKLYETMKNENVFLVASNFQIDNQSNNKVNFVKLENQNSKDYFGNIKRIFFGKSAYYGCTMMLDRQLLKYILPFPAYIEAHDLWIAMNANLLKSVHHLYDDTLIYNIHQNNTSLKKRSILKKIKARYYFCQAVIDILRRI; this is translated from the coding sequence ATGGCTTCATATAATGGCAATAAATTTATAAAAGAACAAATAAGTTCTATAATAAACCAATTATGCCCAGGTGATGAGCTGATTATAGTAGATGATTGTTCCAAAGATTGTACTGTTCAAATTATAAATGAATTCAAATGTGATTATATAAAGGTTTATCAAAATCATGAAAATGTCGGATATGTAAAAACTTTTGAAAAAGCACTTTCTTTTTCAAAAAATAATTATATATGCCTTACGGATCAAGACGATATATGGATTAAAGGACGATTAAATAAACTTTATGAAACGATGAAAAACGAAAATGTTTTTTTAGTAGCTTCTAATTTTCAAATTGATAATCAATCAAATAATAAAGTGAATTTTGTTAAATTAGAAAATCAAAATTCTAAAGATTATTTTGGAAATATAAAAAGAATTTTTTTTGGGAAGTCAGCTTATTATGGCTGTACAATGATGCTGGATAGACAGTTGTTAAAATATATTTTACCTTTTCCTGCATATATTGAAGCCCATGATTTATGGATTGCGATGAATGCAAATTTATTAAAATCGGTACACCACTTATATGATGACACTTTAATTTATAATATTCATCAAAATAATACCAGTTTAAAAAAAAGAAGTATTTTAAAAAAAATAAAAGCCAGATATTATTTTTGTCAGGCAGTAATAGATATATTAAGAAGAATTTAA
- a CDS encoding NAD-dependent epimerase/dehydratase family protein gives MKRSIILGGGGFIGGHLGKRLKKEGYHVRICDIKKHEYFEHSEICDEFIVGDLTDPSVVKLVIEEGVDEVYQLAADMGGALYIFTGEHDADVMHNSATINLNVARECVLKKVGKVFYSSSACMYPEHNQLDPDNPNCEESSAYPANPDSEYGWEKLFSERLYLSYNRNYNLDVRIARFHNIFGPQGTWEGGKEKSPAAMCRKVAEVNPGEKIEVWGNGKQTRSFLYIDECIEAVLRLMDSDLKDPVNIGSEEMVSINELAQMAIDISQKNLSIKNLEGEEFYAKYGFKCPLGVKGRNSHNKLYKEKIGWQVSQPLRVGMEKTYQWVSEQVLKRQETISI, from the coding sequence ATGAAAAGAAGTATAATATTAGGAGGTGGAGGATTTATTGGCGGCCACTTAGGAAAAAGATTAAAAAAAGAAGGATATCATGTAAGAATTTGTGATATAAAAAAACATGAATATTTTGAACACTCAGAAATATGTGATGAGTTTATCGTTGGAGACCTTACAGACCCCTCAGTTGTAAAACTTGTTATAGAAGAAGGTGTAGATGAGGTTTATCAGCTTGCCGCAGATATGGGAGGAGCTTTATATATTTTTACAGGTGAGCATGATGCCGATGTAATGCATAATTCAGCAACAATTAATCTTAATGTTGCGAGAGAATGTGTTCTGAAAAAAGTGGGTAAGGTTTTTTACTCTTCATCAGCTTGTATGTATCCAGAGCACAATCAATTAGATCCAGATAATCCTAATTGTGAAGAAAGTTCTGCATATCCAGCAAATCCGGATTCGGAATATGGTTGGGAAAAATTATTCTCGGAAAGACTTTACCTTTCGTATAACAGAAATTATAATTTAGATGTAAGGATTGCTAGATTTCATAATATTTTCGGCCCTCAAGGAACTTGGGAAGGAGGGAAAGAAAAATCTCCGGCAGCTATGTGTAGAAAAGTTGCAGAAGTAAATCCAGGAGAAAAAATTGAAGTTTGGGGAAATGGAAAACAAACAAGATCTTTCCTATACATAGATGAATGTATAGAAGCTGTTTTACGTTTGATGGATTCTGACCTTAAAGACCCAGTTAATATTGGTAGCGAAGAAATGGTATCAATAAATGAATTGGCTCAGATGGCAATTGACATATCACAGAAAAATTTATCAATAAAGAATTTGGAAGGCGAAGAGTTTTATGCAAAATATGGCTTTAAATGTCCTTTGGGGGTAAAGGGAAGAAATTCACACAATAAATTATATAAAGAAAAAATTGGTTGGCAAGTTTCACAGCCACTAAGAGTAGGTATGGAAAAAACTTATCAATGGGTTTCTGAACAGGTCTTAAAGAGACAAGAAACTATTTCTATCTAA
- a CDS encoding glycosyltransferase family 2 protein, producing MKISIITVCWNSEKYLKTAIESVLNQAYEDIEYIIIDGGSTDRTLDIIKHYEPLFKGRMRWVSEKDNGIYDAMNKGINMASGDVIGLLNSDDFYISNTSLDMISNIFIKENVDSVYADLYYVKELETDKIVRSWKTGKKRPFSQGWHPAHPSFFVKKEIYNKYGNFNLTYKIAADFEIMLRFLEKYSISSYYIEEYIVKMRLGGESNKSIKNIKKGKDEIMHAFKENNIQIPFYYTYKRWISKLIQYLRR from the coding sequence ATGAAGATAAGTATTATTACAGTTTGCTGGAATAGTGAAAAATATCTTAAAACGGCCATTGAATCAGTTTTAAATCAGGCATATGAAGATATTGAGTACATCATTATTGATGGAGGCTCTACTGATAGAACTCTTGATATTATTAAACATTACGAGCCCTTATTTAAAGGAAGAATGAGGTGGGTTAGTGAAAAAGATAATGGAATCTATGATGCGATGAATAAAGGTATAAATATGGCTTCTGGCGATGTTATAGGATTATTAAATTCAGATGATTTCTATATATCAAATACCTCTTTAGACATGATTAGTAATATCTTTATAAAAGAAAATGTTGACTCTGTTTATGCTGATCTTTATTATGTAAAAGAACTTGAAACAGACAAAATTGTTAGAAGTTGGAAAACTGGAAAAAAACGCCCATTTAGTCAAGGTTGGCATCCGGCACATCCCTCTTTTTTTGTAAAAAAAGAAATTTATAATAAATATGGTAATTTTAACTTGACTTATAAAATCGCAGCTGATTTTGAAATAATGTTAAGGTTTTTAGAAAAATATTCTATCAGCTCATATTATATTGAAGAATATATCGTGAAAATGAGATTAGGAGGGGAGTCTAATAAAAGCATCAAAAATATCAAAAAGGGAAAAGATGAAATTATGCATGCTTTTAAGGAAAATAACATACAAATTCCTTTTTATTATACTTATAAACGTTGGATTTCAAAATTAATACAATATTTAAGAAGATAA
- a CDS encoding sugar transferase: MKNYLNLSRISERYLFVNISNISEKIFTEANFGKSYKCVFFNSQTDKKDISEYISKLNVKTIVIETSDLNYLPKKVTDDIIEAKLKGIKVFEVHEFYERINGRIPLVKLNAFQYLADDVFSIGLDKFDFIFKRIIDVFICILVLPFALIIILLGCIGVFLSSPGNVFFSQERVGKNSKTFKIYKLRTMTKKHNGDFTQEKDDRIFPVGKFLRKTKIDELPQIFNVMNGNMSVIGPRPERPKYVKESVDENSFFDLRHLVKPGITGWAQVNLPKATPKDNLKKLEYDLFYIKSYTPLLDLKILLKTVKVLFTFNSN; the protein is encoded by the coding sequence ATGAAAAACTATTTAAATCTTTCTAGGATTTCTGAAAGATACTTGTTCGTAAACATAAGTAATATCTCAGAGAAAATTTTTACTGAAGCTAACTTTGGTAAATCCTATAAGTGCGTTTTTTTTAATTCTCAGACGGATAAAAAAGATATTTCAGAGTATATCTCTAAGCTAAATGTTAAAACTATCGTTATTGAAACTTCAGATTTAAATTATCTGCCGAAGAAAGTAACAGATGATATTATAGAAGCCAAACTTAAAGGAATTAAAGTTTTTGAAGTACATGAATTCTATGAAAGAATTAACGGTAGAATTCCTTTAGTGAAACTTAATGCATTTCAGTACTTAGCTGATGATGTTTTTTCAATAGGTTTAGATAAATTCGATTTTATTTTTAAAAGAATTATTGATGTTTTTATCTGTATTCTTGTTTTGCCATTTGCTTTGATTATTATTTTGTTGGGGTGTATTGGTGTTTTTCTTAGTTCACCTGGAAATGTTTTCTTTTCTCAAGAAAGAGTTGGGAAAAATTCTAAAACATTTAAGATTTATAAACTCCGAACAATGACCAAAAAACATAATGGAGATTTTACCCAAGAGAAAGATGATAGAATATTCCCCGTAGGTAAATTTCTTAGAAAAACTAAAATTGATGAATTACCTCAGATATTTAATGTCATGAATGGTAATATGAGCGTAATAGGTCCTCGTCCTGAAAGACCTAAATATGTGAAAGAATCTGTAGACGAAAATTCCTTTTTTGATTTAAGACATTTAGTAAAACCTGGTATTACAGGTTGGGCTCAGGTCAACCTCCCTAAAGCAACACCAAAAGATAACCTTAAAAAACTAGAGTATGATTTGTTTTATATTAAAAGCTACACTCCTCTTTTGGATTTGAAAATTTTATTAAAAACAGTTAAGGTTCTATTTACTTTTAATAGTAATTGA
- the rfbC gene encoding dTDP-4-dehydrorhamnose 3,5-epimerase, whose amino-acid sequence MKIKQTPLKDCYIIEPTIFEDERGYFFEKFNEKRFEDLTGMNGHFVQDNISKSSYGVLRGLHLQKGEHAQAKLVSCLEGKVWDVAVDLREDSPTFGKWFGIELTAENKLQLYVPRGFGHGFSVISETAVFAYKCDNFYNKESEGSVKYNDEDLQIDWKLDEKDMILSEKDKDSPSFADKNF is encoded by the coding sequence ATGAAAATTAAGCAAACCCCTTTAAAAGACTGCTACATTATAGAACCAACCATTTTCGAAGACGAAAGAGGATATTTTTTTGAAAAATTTAACGAAAAAAGATTTGAAGATTTAACTGGAATGAATGGCCATTTCGTTCAGGATAACATTTCAAAATCATCTTATGGCGTTTTGAGAGGTTTACATTTACAAAAAGGTGAACATGCTCAAGCTAAACTGGTTTCATGTCTTGAAGGAAAAGTTTGGGATGTTGCAGTAGACCTTAGAGAAGATTCTCCAACTTTCGGGAAATGGTTTGGTATAGAACTTACTGCTGAAAACAAATTGCAGCTTTATGTACCAAGAGGTTTTGGACATGGCTTTTCTGTGATTAGTGAAACTGCTGTTTTTGCTTATAAATGTGATAATTTTTATAATAAAGAATCTGAAGGAAGCGTAAAATATAATGATGAAGACTTGCAAATAGATTGGAAGCTGGACGAAAAAGATATGATTCTATCTGAAAAAGATAAAGATTCTCCTTCTTTTGCAGACAAAAATTTTTAA